TCGGTTCCGAGACTGACGTTGATTCCGTGCTTTAAGAGATCTCGTATATCCACGGTCCTTTCGTACAAAAACTGATTCGCTTCCGGACACCAAACTAAATGCGCTTTTTTTTCGGAGATCAATTGGATATCCGATTCGGACAACACGACCCCATGTACTAGGACGGTATGTTCTCCGAGGCATCCTAACTTGTGTAAATTTTTGAGAGAATCCCTGGATTCGGAATCGAATCCTTCCGCTATACGAGTAACGTAAGGAATATTCTGTTTTAGAGCTTTTGCATATTCTTCCTTGGGGCCGTCTCCCCAGTTCAGGGAGTAAGTGCAAATACTGTGTGACAATGCGTATTGATTGAGAATCCTGACCGGCATCTTTTCCACAAACGGATCTTGCACAAAATGAGGAATATGGTCCTGAACGGAAGTAACGCCGGAGATTAGATTTTTATAAGAGCCGAGAAGATAGAGTTGTTCCGGGTCGAGTTGTTGTCTTTCGGAAAATACGATCGAAGATTTGAGATCGTTGTCCCAAGGTAGCCAGTTTAAGTATGGTTTGCTTGGAGCCACTTTTGGAAGGTATGTGCTTAAGAGATGTTCGTGCGCATTGAACAGCCCGGGATAGACATAGAGTCCGTTAAGA
The nucleotide sequence above comes from Leptospira weilii. Encoded proteins:
- a CDS encoding amidohydrolase family protein; the protein is MEYELVNACIVTKDRWIPNGSVVVKDGLIASVNAGGPPPGKRIRLNLNGLYVYPGLFNAHEHLLSTYLPKVAPSKPYLNWLPWDNDLKSSIVFSERQQLDPEQLYLLGSYKNLISGVTSVQDHIPHFVQDPFVEKMPVRILNQYALSHSICTYSLNWGDGPKEEYAKALKQNIPYVTRIAEGFDSESRDSLKNLHKLGCLGEHTVLVHGVVLSESDIQLISEKKAHLVWCPEANQFLYERTVDIRDLLKHGINVSLGTDSSICGSLNLLEEISTARKFYQTEYGEDLSAKTLFEMVTCNPAKAFRVEKQLGSIEAGKIADVVVLTRNIEDPYTNLCESDLSSVRLVLRDGVPVYGDVSLESFFEESGVIAEKVRVDNIERYLVASPGKLLESIVISLGYKKDLAFFPVQKEFDNFG